A single region of the Vulgatibacter sp. genome encodes:
- a CDS encoding DUF1206 domain-containing protein, giving the protein MAATDRAERAARDAAANPWVQRLARAGYAAKGLVYVLIGVLAAQVAFGTGGQTTGTQGALRQVAEMPFGSVLLVALAIGLAGYALWRLLEAGIDPEGEAHGAKGVARRIGYAISGIIYGALAWSAIRLLGAGSGGGGGAKGWTARLMAQPFGPWLVGVVGAVLVGVGIYYVAKAYKTTFRKRLPPGRMDARARDKLVKLGRFGIAARALVFVLSGVFLIVAALQADPSEAKGLGEVLSTLAAQPYGTLLLAVVALGLAAYGLYQFALARYRRFETA; this is encoded by the coding sequence ATGGCGGCGACCGATCGGGCCGAACGGGCGGCGAGGGATGCTGCGGCGAACCCCTGGGTGCAGCGGCTGGCACGGGCCGGGTACGCAGCCAAGGGTTTGGTCTACGTGCTCATCGGCGTCCTCGCGGCACAGGTCGCCTTCGGCACCGGCGGCCAGACCACCGGCACGCAGGGCGCGCTGCGGCAGGTGGCGGAGATGCCCTTCGGCAGCGTGCTGCTCGTCGCGCTCGCCATCGGTCTCGCCGGCTACGCGCTGTGGCGCCTGCTCGAGGCAGGGATCGATCCGGAGGGCGAGGCCCACGGCGCGAAGGGGGTCGCCAGACGAATCGGCTACGCGATCAGCGGGATCATCTACGGCGCCCTCGCCTGGAGCGCGATCCGCCTCCTCGGCGCAGGGAGCGGTGGCGGTGGCGGCGCGAAGGGCTGGACCGCGCGGCTGATGGCGCAGCCCTTCGGCCCGTGGCTGGTGGGCGTGGTCGGCGCGGTGCTCGTCGGCGTCGGCATCTACTACGTGGCGAAGGCCTACAAGACCACGTTCCGCAAGCGGCTGCCGCCGGGCCGGATGGATGCCCGTGCGCGCGACAAGCTGGTGAAGCTGGGGCGCTTCGGGATCGCGGCCCGCGCCCTCGTCTTCGTGCTCAGCGGCGTCTTCCTGATCGTCGCCGCCCTGCAGGCCGATCCCTCGGAGGCAAAGGGGCTCGGCGAGGTCCTCTCGACCCTCGCGGCGCAGCCCTACGGCACGCTGCTCCTCGCCGTGGTGGCGCTGGGCCTCGCTGCCTACGGGCTCTACCAATTCGCCCTGGCGCGGTACCGCCGGTTCGAGACGGCGTAG
- a CDS encoding glutathione S-transferase family protein: MSAPLTVYSCYFCPFAQRTRIQVALKEIPHELVEIDLSKPRPAWFLEKNPLGKVPAIEHDGQVIYESSIIGEYLEEAYAQRPLLPADPLRRAQARLLIAIGNERFVPAMYRLLMEQEASRHEELRENALASWREIDAFLRKMNPAGSWLFDDVGFGLVEASFAGFFQRYCLNEHFRWFSLPGDAAYERVRRWRDAILAHPVIGQTGVSDDDFIKLYADYAQGYGNAQLPPGAERSSFDLAVPLHERPMPPRGPAPASPAR, from the coding sequence ATGTCGGCGCCGCTCACCGTGTACAGCTGCTACTTCTGCCCCTTCGCCCAGCGCACCCGGATCCAGGTGGCGCTCAAGGAGATCCCCCACGAGCTGGTGGAGATCGATCTGAGCAAGCCGCGACCTGCCTGGTTCCTGGAGAAGAATCCCCTCGGGAAGGTGCCGGCGATCGAGCACGACGGCCAGGTGATCTACGAGTCGAGCATCATCGGCGAGTACCTCGAGGAGGCCTATGCCCAGCGGCCCCTCCTCCCTGCGGATCCGCTGCGGCGCGCGCAGGCACGCCTGCTGATCGCGATCGGCAACGAGCGCTTCGTCCCGGCGATGTACCGGCTGCTCATGGAGCAGGAGGCTTCGCGCCACGAGGAGCTGCGGGAGAACGCGCTCGCCAGCTGGCGCGAGATCGACGCCTTCCTGCGCAAGATGAATCCCGCGGGGAGCTGGCTCTTCGACGACGTCGGCTTCGGCCTGGTGGAGGCGAGCTTCGCCGGCTTCTTCCAGCGCTACTGCCTCAACGAGCATTTCCGCTGGTTCTCGCTGCCGGGCGATGCAGCCTACGAACGGGTGCGGCGCTGGCGCGACGCGATCCTCGCCCACCCGGTGATCGGGCAGACCGGCGTCTCGGACGACGACTTCATCAAGCTCTACGCAGATTACGCACAGGGGTACGGCAACGCGCAGCTGCCGCCAGGCGCGGAGCGGAGCTCCTTCGATCTGGCGGTGCCCCTGCACGAGCGGCCGATGCCGCCGCGGGGACCCGCACCCGCTTCGCCTGCGCGCTGA
- a CDS encoding c-type cytochrome, protein MKIMKWLGIGLAVLVAVVAVALIGARVVSGNKLAKTWEVRDLPVPTLPTDEAAIAEGGRLFFARGCAECHGADGAGKVVVDDPVLGKVVGANITRGKGGLPPTFGDEDMVRVFKHCVRPDGTSIKIMPCEETMLIPDREIGAMIAWMKTLPPVDREVETVALSLTGHALHGFGVIPLVSPEKLDFDAAIPPAPEPGPTAAWGERLAQIQCVGCHGAGFSGGPMPGMPPTMPVPTNITPDEATGIGKWKKEQFVHLLKTGKRPDGTDVNPFMPWSVYKNLNEMEMDAIWAYLRERPAKPFGNR, encoded by the coding sequence ATGAAGATCATGAAGTGGCTGGGGATCGGCCTCGCCGTTCTCGTCGCCGTGGTGGCAGTGGCGCTGATCGGCGCGCGGGTGGTTTCGGGCAACAAACTGGCGAAGACCTGGGAGGTCCGCGACCTCCCGGTGCCGACGCTGCCGACGGACGAAGCGGCGATCGCCGAAGGCGGCCGCCTCTTCTTCGCCCGCGGCTGCGCGGAGTGCCACGGCGCGGACGGCGCCGGCAAGGTGGTGGTCGACGATCCCGTCCTCGGCAAGGTGGTCGGCGCCAACATCACCCGGGGCAAGGGCGGCCTGCCCCCCACCTTCGGCGACGAGGACATGGTCCGGGTGTTCAAGCACTGCGTGCGCCCCGACGGCACCTCGATCAAGATCATGCCCTGCGAGGAGACGATGCTGATCCCCGACCGGGAGATCGGCGCGATGATCGCGTGGATGAAGACGCTGCCCCCGGTCGATCGGGAGGTGGAGACGGTGGCGCTGAGCCTCACCGGCCACGCCCTCCACGGCTTCGGGGTGATCCCGCTGGTCAGCCCGGAGAAGCTCGACTTCGACGCGGCGATCCCGCCTGCACCGGAGCCGGGACCCACCGCTGCCTGGGGCGAGCGCCTCGCGCAGATCCAGTGCGTCGGCTGCCACGGCGCCGGCTTCTCCGGCGGCCCGATGCCCGGCATGCCGCCCACCATGCCCGTGCCCACCAACATCACGCCCGACGAGGCTACCGGCATCGGCAAGTGGAAGAAGGAGCAGTTCGTGCATCTGCTCAAGACGGGCAAGCGCCCCGACGGCACCGACGTCAACCCGTTCATGCCGTGGAGCGTCTACAAGAACCTGAACGAGATGGAGATGGACGCCATCTGGGCCTACCTCCGCGAGCGCCCGGCGAAGCCCTTCGGCAATCGCTGA
- a CDS encoding ATP-binding cassette domain-containing protein, with protein sequence MPSLRANGASFAFADAFPLFSAADFVLPAGWTGLVGPNGAGKSTLLRLITGELEPTEGSLRTDPERPVVHLCPQRVDEADEAVEALAWDWEGHAIRLRDELALDPEALGRWPSLSPGERKRWQIGAALARQPDLLLLDEPTNHLDAAGRERLVRALLRFRGVGIVVSHDRALLEELATRTLWLEDGALQLFDCGYGAARAQREEAWRRSLEQLTAAQEAKAAIDRRLAQARHRQQQAVAQRSVGARMKGPKDSDARGLGADFRVAQAEKRIGREVAVVRREAARATAALDAVELRKELGRSVFLHWEPAPRNPLASLVRERIEAGERILLRDVQLTLGRSDRIHLAGDNGAGKSTLIRALLEAAQLPAEKVLHLEQELSPEEGRATLGELRALPPAERGRVLSLVAALGTDPDRLLASESPSPGEARKLKIAWGMARHVWLLVLDEPTNHLDLPAIERLEAALSSWPGALLLVTHDAPLAAGTTTARWRIGDGVLHVE encoded by the coding sequence ATGCCATCCCTGCGCGCCAACGGCGCTTCCTTCGCGTTTGCCGACGCCTTCCCGCTTTTTTCCGCAGCCGACTTCGTTCTCCCCGCAGGCTGGACCGGCCTCGTCGGTCCCAACGGTGCGGGCAAGAGCACACTGCTCCGCCTGATCACCGGTGAGCTGGAGCCCACCGAAGGCTCCCTCCGCACCGATCCCGAGCGCCCCGTGGTCCACCTCTGCCCGCAGCGGGTGGACGAGGCCGACGAGGCGGTGGAGGCCCTCGCCTGGGATTGGGAGGGGCACGCCATCCGCCTGCGGGACGAGCTCGCCCTCGATCCCGAGGCGCTCGGGCGCTGGCCCTCGCTCTCGCCTGGGGAGCGCAAGCGCTGGCAGATCGGCGCGGCGCTCGCCCGGCAGCCCGATCTGCTCCTCCTCGACGAGCCCACCAACCACCTCGACGCCGCGGGGCGGGAGCGCCTCGTGCGCGCCCTGTTGCGCTTCCGGGGCGTGGGGATCGTGGTCTCCCACGACCGCGCGCTCCTCGAGGAGCTGGCGACCCGCACCCTCTGGCTCGAGGACGGCGCGCTCCAGCTCTTCGACTGCGGCTACGGCGCGGCGCGGGCGCAGCGGGAGGAGGCCTGGCGCCGCAGCCTCGAGCAGCTCACCGCTGCGCAGGAGGCGAAGGCCGCGATCGACCGGCGTCTCGCCCAGGCCCGCCACCGGCAGCAGCAGGCGGTGGCGCAGCGCAGCGTCGGCGCCAGGATGAAGGGGCCGAAGGACAGCGACGCCCGCGGCCTCGGCGCCGACTTCCGCGTGGCCCAGGCCGAGAAGCGGATCGGCAGGGAGGTGGCGGTGGTGCGCCGGGAAGCGGCGCGGGCCACCGCGGCCCTCGATGCGGTGGAGCTGCGCAAGGAGCTCGGCCGATCGGTCTTCCTCCACTGGGAGCCGGCGCCGCGAAATCCCCTGGCCAGCCTCGTCCGCGAGCGGATCGAGGCCGGCGAGCGGATCCTGCTCCGGGACGTGCAGCTCACGCTGGGCAGGAGCGACCGCATCCACCTCGCCGGCGACAACGGCGCGGGAAAGAGCACGCTGATCCGGGCGCTGCTCGAGGCGGCGCAGCTCCCGGCGGAGAAGGTGCTCCACCTCGAGCAGGAGCTCTCGCCCGAGGAGGGCCGCGCGACCCTGGGCGAGCTGCGGGCGCTTCCGCCGGCAGAGCGGGGCAGGGTGCTCTCCCTGGTGGCGGCGCTCGGCACCGACCCCGACCGCCTCCTCGCCAGCGAGAGCCCTTCCCCCGGCGAGGCGCGCAAGCTGAAGATCGCCTGGGGCATGGCCCGGCACGTGTGGCTCCTCGTCCTCGACGAGCCCACCAACCATCTCGATCTGCCGGCGATCGAGCGCCTCGAGGCGGCCCTCTCCTCGTGGCCCGGGGCCCTCCTCCTCGTCACCCACGACGCGCCCCTCGCCGCCGGTACCACCACCGCCCGGTGGCGGATCGGGGATGGCGTTCTTCACGTCGAGTGA
- a CDS encoding class I SAM-dependent DNA methyltransferase: MEDRRWRGWDNAEIYDRFVRERRIYSWLNERLVERAALGDARRVLDLGCGTGATTQACLALLPADAEVVGVDQSLEMVEVARAQTLDPRASFVVAEAGAAAAALEGTFDRAVSNAAFWQFPDRPKVLAGLSSVLAPGARFVFNVPAERVESAPFHPFQVALARAIESRTGAAFVRTSTPFDPERFAAEVRPFGLELLAQERLEYEGPQGELVELMEIPAMIAPLTEELDEAATREVLAEAAAATDPKERVRVAWLYLTLQRN, translated from the coding sequence ATGGAGGATCGTCGCTGGAGGGGCTGGGACAACGCCGAGATCTACGACCGCTTCGTCCGCGAGCGGCGCATCTACAGCTGGCTGAACGAGCGCCTGGTCGAACGCGCGGCGCTGGGCGACGCCCGCCGCGTCCTCGACCTCGGCTGCGGCACCGGCGCCACCACCCAGGCCTGCCTCGCCCTGCTGCCGGCGGACGCCGAGGTGGTGGGGGTCGACCAGTCGCTGGAGATGGTCGAGGTGGCCAGGGCCCAGACCCTCGATCCCCGGGCGAGCTTCGTGGTGGCCGAGGCAGGTGCAGCGGCTGCTGCGCTGGAAGGGACCTTCGATCGCGCGGTCTCCAACGCGGCCTTCTGGCAATTTCCGGATCGGCCGAAGGTGCTCGCGGGTCTCTCGAGCGTGCTCGCCCCCGGGGCGCGCTTCGTCTTCAACGTGCCTGCCGAGCGGGTGGAGAGCGCCCCCTTCCATCCCTTCCAGGTGGCCCTCGCCCGCGCCATCGAGTCCCGGACCGGCGCCGCCTTCGTCCGGACCTCCACGCCCTTCGACCCGGAACGGTTCGCGGCGGAGGTCCGCCCCTTCGGCCTCGAGCTGCTGGCGCAGGAGCGCCTCGAGTACGAGGGGCCGCAGGGGGAGCTGGTCGAGCTGATGGAGATCCCCGCGATGATCGCGCCGCTCACCGAGGAGCTCGACGAGGCGGCGACCCGCGAGGTGCTGGCGGAGGCGGCCGCAGCGACGGATCCGAAGGAGCGGGTCCGGGTGGCGTGGCTCTACCTCACCCTGCAGCGCAATTAA
- a CDS encoding alpha/beta fold hydrolase encodes MAPLLPALPAPTIVRAGGEALLVRRLGAGPRIVLLHGGPGLDHHLLLPLARPLAEAFDVWLVDLPGHGSAGGPALGLEKTLVRLGHFLAEVQPEVLGGHSLGAFFARELLRAKIVRPRAAILVSPPGPVRGREGRRPLPSVRGATGPVLREALLEELGPRLTSEFRQDLEAAVLRSPEQYGRLVADLLPLLRAAVPSCDPRCPVLVLAGADDRVAPPSVAQAVTLATRGAELQIVPGAGHFPWAAGAAPIADRIRRFLAEHLG; translated from the coding sequence ATGGCACCGCTGCTTCCGGCACTCCCGGCACCGACGATCGTCCGCGCCGGCGGCGAGGCGCTCCTCGTCCGCCGCCTCGGTGCCGGGCCGCGGATCGTGCTGCTCCACGGTGGGCCGGGACTCGACCACCACCTGCTCCTGCCGCTCGCTCGCCCGCTGGCCGAAGCGTTCGACGTCTGGCTCGTCGATCTTCCCGGCCACGGCAGCGCCGGTGGCCCCGCCCTCGGCCTGGAGAAGACGCTGGTGCGCCTCGGCCACTTCCTCGCCGAGGTGCAGCCCGAGGTGCTCGGCGGCCACTCGCTCGGTGCCTTCTTCGCCCGGGAGCTCCTTCGGGCGAAGATCGTTCGGCCCCGGGCCGCCATTCTCGTCTCTCCGCCGGGGCCGGTGCGGGGCAGGGAGGGGCGCCGCCCGCTCCCCAGCGTCCGCGGGGCCACGGGGCCCGTGCTGCGCGAGGCGCTCCTCGAGGAGCTCGGTCCGAGGCTCACCTCCGAGTTCCGGCAGGACCTCGAGGCGGCGGTCCTGCGCAGCCCGGAGCAATACGGCCGCCTCGTCGCCGACCTCCTGCCGCTGCTGCGCGCCGCCGTCCCCTCCTGTGATCCCCGCTGCCCGGTTCTGGTCCTCGCCGGCGCCGACGACCGGGTGGCGCCACCCTCGGTGGCGCAGGCCGTGACGCTGGCCACCCGCGGCGCGGAGTTGCAGATCGTCCCCGGCGCCGGCCACTTCCCCTGGGCTGCTGGCGCGGCGCCGATCGCCGATCGGATCCGCCGCTTCCTCGCCGAGCACCTCGGTTAA
- a CDS encoding phosphodiester glycosidase family protein, translated as MARRWFGWCLVAAWLVLFVDTSSSAAAPAAVNGTSDRLERTALLHRIGSAASGIEAAVWRYASSSGDGRLWIVSIDPASARLGVLPAAKPAPLAAVVSSLRGDFVAINGGFYDLENEPMGLVVAAGTEHARLRRGGGSGVFFVNGGAPGILHRSEDLLRQPLEHAVQSIDRLVDESEVLVRARADLPHDARSVVVIDWRGMVHLVAAVDERAIASERDGRIQLGPETTATGPTLWQIADFAARPVLEGGLGARFALNLDGGFSTALQLRLGGERIALSGYRGTINAVYAQPGR; from the coding sequence ATGGCGCGGCGATGGTTCGGTTGGTGCCTGGTGGCGGCCTGGTTGGTGCTCTTCGTCGACACCTCCAGCAGCGCCGCCGCGCCGGCAGCGGTGAACGGAACGTCCGATCGGCTGGAGCGCACCGCGCTCCTCCACCGGATCGGCTCCGCCGCGTCCGGGATCGAGGCGGCGGTCTGGCGCTACGCGAGCAGCAGCGGCGACGGCAGGCTCTGGATCGTCTCCATCGATCCCGCCAGCGCGAGGCTCGGCGTGCTACCCGCAGCGAAACCCGCCCCGCTCGCCGCGGTGGTGTCGTCGCTGCGCGGCGATTTCGTGGCGATCAACGGCGGCTTCTACGATCTGGAGAACGAGCCGATGGGACTCGTGGTCGCAGCGGGCACGGAGCACGCACGCCTGCGCCGCGGCGGCGGCTCCGGCGTCTTCTTCGTCAACGGCGGCGCTCCCGGGATCCTCCACCGCAGCGAGGACCTGCTCCGGCAGCCCCTGGAGCATGCGGTGCAGAGCATCGACCGCCTCGTCGACGAGAGCGAGGTGCTGGTGCGGGCCCGGGCGGATCTGCCCCACGACGCGCGTTCGGTGGTGGTGATCGATTGGCGGGGCATGGTCCATCTCGTCGCGGCGGTGGACGAGCGCGCGATCGCCTCCGAGCGCGACGGCCGGATCCAGCTGGGGCCGGAGACCACCGCCACCGGCCCCACCCTCTGGCAGATCGCCGACTTCGCCGCCCGCCCCGTGCTCGAAGGGGGGCTGGGTGCACGTTTTGCGCTCAACCTCGACGGCGGCTTCTCCACCGCGCTGCAGCTGCGCCTCGGCGGCGAGCGGATCGCGCTCTCGGGCTACCGCGGCACCATCAACGCCGTCTACGCGCAGCCGGGACGGTAG
- a CDS encoding FAD-binding oxidoreductase, with amino-acid sequence MSAPLPAAFLDRLAAEFPGDLVSREAADLAEYGRDWTKVHVPAPALVAFPRSTAEVSRLLALCNEHGVAVVPSGGRTGLAGGAVAANGEVVLSLERMRRMDPVDELGNTVRVQAGAVTEAVHEHVRPLGLTWPVDFASKGSSQVGGNIATNAGGVKVIRYGLTRNWVLGLQVVLASGEVLELGGALEKNNTGVDLRQLFVGSEGILGVITEATLKLTRLPGKLDVMLFAVPDLAGVLRLFREAQAGPFTVMAYEFFTDVCVARQRRHRSVRLPFETEASHYVLLEVERSEPDALETWQAALFEKELVLDGVVAAHAQQAQELWSLREGISESLAATGMPHKNDIALPVAELEPFTAEFQRLIDERYPAFEVAIFGHIGDGNLHVNVMKPDEMEKAAFLAAASALDEGMFELVQRHHGSISAEHGIGLLKKPYLHWSRSPAEIALLRALKATLDPKGILNPGKVIDPAPLVRTPGG; translated from the coding sequence ATGAGCGCCCCGCTTCCCGCCGCCTTCCTCGATCGCCTCGCCGCGGAGTTTCCCGGCGATCTCGTCTCCCGCGAAGCAGCCGACCTCGCCGAGTACGGCAGGGATTGGACGAAGGTCCACGTGCCGGCGCCCGCGCTGGTGGCCTTTCCCCGCAGCACCGCGGAGGTCTCCCGGCTCCTGGCGCTCTGCAACGAGCACGGGGTGGCGGTGGTCCCCTCGGGTGGCAGGACCGGCCTTGCCGGCGGCGCGGTGGCGGCCAACGGCGAGGTGGTGCTCTCCCTGGAGCGGATGCGCCGGATGGATCCGGTGGACGAGCTCGGCAACACGGTGCGGGTGCAGGCGGGCGCCGTCACCGAGGCGGTCCACGAGCACGTGCGCCCTCTCGGCCTCACCTGGCCGGTGGACTTCGCCTCCAAGGGATCGAGCCAGGTGGGTGGCAACATCGCCACCAACGCCGGCGGCGTGAAGGTGATCCGCTACGGCCTCACCAGGAACTGGGTGCTGGGGCTGCAGGTGGTGCTCGCTTCCGGCGAGGTGCTCGAGCTGGGCGGCGCCCTCGAGAAGAACAACACCGGTGTCGATCTGCGGCAGCTCTTCGTCGGCAGCGAGGGGATCCTCGGCGTGATCACCGAGGCGACGCTCAAGCTCACCCGCCTCCCCGGCAAGCTCGACGTGATGCTCTTCGCCGTGCCCGATCTCGCCGGGGTGCTGCGGCTGTTCCGCGAGGCACAAGCCGGCCCTTTCACGGTGATGGCCTACGAGTTCTTCACCGACGTCTGCGTGGCCAGGCAGCGGCGCCACCGCAGCGTGCGTCTGCCCTTCGAGACCGAGGCGAGCCACTACGTGCTCCTCGAGGTGGAGCGCAGCGAGCCGGATGCGCTCGAGACCTGGCAGGCGGCGCTCTTCGAGAAGGAGCTGGTACTGGACGGCGTGGTCGCCGCCCACGCGCAGCAGGCGCAGGAGCTCTGGAGCCTGCGCGAGGGGATCAGCGAGAGCCTCGCGGCGACCGGCATGCCCCACAAGAACGACATCGCCCTGCCGGTGGCGGAGCTGGAGCCGTTCACCGCCGAGTTCCAGCGGCTCATCGACGAGCGCTACCCGGCGTTCGAGGTGGCGATCTTCGGCCACATCGGCGACGGCAACCTCCACGTCAACGTCATGAAGCCCGACGAGATGGAGAAGGCGGCGTTCCTCGCAGCGGCGAGCGCGCTCGACGAGGGGATGTTCGAGCTGGTGCAGCGCCACCACGGCTCGATCAGCGCCGAGCACGGGATCGGGCTCCTCAAGAAGCCCTACCTCCACTGGTCCCGCAGCCCCGCGGAGATCGCGCTGCTGCGGGCGCTCAAGGCCACGCTCGATCCGAAGGGGATCCTCAACCCCGGCAAGGTGATCGATCCGGCGCCGCTGGTCAGAACTCCTGGCGGGTGA
- the serA gene encoding phosphoglycerate dehydrogenase, translating to MSATTTPVTSFPKDKIKVVLLENIHPSATAIFSGEGFQVEMVKSALQGDELAEKIADAHVLGIRSKSQVTGDVLANARRLLGIGAFCIGTNQIELDAANIRGVPVFNAPFSNTRSVAELVIGEIIVLSRRTFDRSRDAHEGRWFKTAEGSFEIRGKTLGIVGYGHIGAQVGVLAEAMGMRVVFYDTMTKLPLGNNRPVASLEELLVESDFVTLHVPATAQTHRMIGGEQLHQMKQGSYLLNLSRGTVVDIPALADALRRKVLAGASIDVFPEEPEGNGPGFESELRGLENVILTPHVGGSTIEAQANIGREVATTLVKFINNGTTSGAVNFPQVELPPVPGAHRILNVHKNVPGVLRDINKIVSDLNANIERQYLSTDANIGYLVMDLGADVSEDVRKAVSSLDANIRTRILY from the coding sequence ATGTCCGCCACCACCACGCCGGTCACCTCGTTCCCCAAGGACAAGATCAAGGTCGTCCTCCTGGAGAACATCCACCCGAGCGCCACCGCGATCTTCTCGGGCGAGGGCTTCCAGGTCGAGATGGTCAAGTCGGCCCTGCAGGGTGACGAGCTGGCGGAGAAGATCGCCGACGCCCACGTGCTCGGGATCCGGAGCAAGAGCCAGGTCACCGGCGACGTCCTCGCCAACGCCCGCAGGCTGCTCGGCATCGGTGCCTTCTGCATCGGCACCAACCAGATCGAGCTCGATGCAGCCAACATCCGCGGCGTCCCGGTCTTCAACGCGCCCTTCTCCAACACCCGATCGGTGGCGGAGCTGGTGATCGGCGAGATCATCGTGCTCTCCCGCCGCACCTTCGACCGCTCGCGGGACGCACACGAGGGCCGTTGGTTCAAGACCGCCGAAGGCTCCTTCGAGATCCGGGGCAAGACCCTCGGCATCGTCGGCTACGGCCACATCGGCGCGCAGGTCGGCGTGCTCGCCGAGGCGATGGGGATGCGGGTCGTCTTCTACGACACGATGACCAAGCTGCCGCTCGGCAACAACCGGCCGGTGGCCTCCCTCGAGGAACTCCTCGTCGAGTCGGACTTCGTCACCCTCCACGTTCCCGCCACGGCGCAGACCCACCGGATGATCGGCGGCGAGCAGCTCCACCAGATGAAGCAGGGGAGCTACCTGCTCAACCTCTCCCGGGGCACGGTGGTCGACATTCCCGCCCTCGCCGATGCGCTGCGGCGCAAGGTCCTCGCCGGCGCGTCGATCGACGTCTTCCCCGAGGAGCCGGAGGGCAACGGCCCCGGCTTCGAGAGCGAGCTGCGCGGCCTCGAGAACGTGATCCTCACCCCGCACGTCGGTGGCTCCACCATCGAGGCGCAGGCGAACATCGGCCGCGAGGTGGCGACCACCCTGGTGAAGTTCATCAACAACGGCACCACCAGCGGCGCCGTGAACTTCCCGCAGGTGGAGCTGCCGCCGGTCCCCGGCGCCCACCGCATCTTGAACGTGCACAAGAACGTGCCGGGCGTTCTCCGGGACATCAACAAGATCGTCTCGGACCTGAACGCCAACATCGAGCGGCAGTACCTGTCGACCGATGCGAACATCGGCTACCTGGTCATGGACCTCGGCGCGGACGTCTCCGAGGACGTGCGCAAGGCGGTGAGCAGCCTCGACGCCAACATCCGCACCCGGATCCTCTACTGA
- a CDS encoding LD-carboxypeptidase — MRAPLVLPPALLPGDTVGVFAPSAPSHAKYPEKYRHGLDQLRRLGYRVKEGSLTARGTMEGYRSGAPLERAAELMELSRWTAGSSSSRRWRRRCPGSSATGVTSSASASSTGSRG; from the coding sequence GTGAGAGCCCCGCTCGTTCTTCCGCCCGCGCTGCTGCCAGGCGACACGGTCGGCGTCTTCGCGCCCTCGGCGCCCTCCCACGCGAAATACCCGGAGAAATACCGCCACGGCCTCGACCAGCTCCGCCGCCTCGGCTACCGGGTGAAGGAGGGTTCCCTGACCGCCCGGGGCACGATGGAGGGCTACCGCTCCGGGGCGCCGCTGGAGCGTGCGGCGGAGCTCATGGAGCTCTCGCGCTGGACGGCTGGATCCTCCTCATCGAGGAGATGGAGGCGCCGATGTCCCGGCTCGAGCGCAACTGGCGTCACCTCGAGCGCCTCGGCGTCTTCGACCGGATCGCGGGGCTGA
- a CDS encoding contact-dependent growth inhibition system immunity protein, with amino-acid sequence MGGKALRHLVQFFHDYFPVGWERRWARASEAVEAFVRDERPGLVRLALDDLERLLDTGPDEHGLRKELHALDCHYQPWYEGSSASAWLDELRERFSHALYGASAERTRHA; translated from the coding sequence ATGGGTGGGAAAGCGCTGCGGCACCTGGTGCAATTCTTCCACGACTACTTCCCGGTGGGTTGGGAGCGGCGTTGGGCCCGCGCCAGCGAGGCGGTGGAGGCCTTCGTCCGCGACGAGCGGCCCGGCCTGGTGCGCCTCGCCCTCGACGATCTCGAGCGGCTCCTCGACACGGGGCCGGACGAGCACGGGCTCCGCAAGGAGCTCCACGCCCTCGATTGCCACTACCAGCCCTGGTACGAGGGCTCGTCGGCGTCGGCCTGGCTGGACGAGCTCCGCGAGCGCTTCTCCCACGCCCTCTACGGTGCGTCCGCGGAACGAACGCGCCACGCTTGA